A part of Tachysurus vachellii isolate PV-2020 chromosome 4, HZAU_Pvac_v1, whole genome shotgun sequence genomic DNA contains:
- the LOC132844219 gene encoding ghrelin-like — protein sequence MLIMLGHRRIGYMILLLYAVSFWAETAMCGSSFLSPAQKPQGRGDRKPPRVGRRTAAELEPTLHSEDKIMVSAPFQLAVSLSDTQYEDYGPVLQRMLLDVLGGDPPTSDGAN from the exons atgctcatCATGCTGGGTCACAGACGTATCGGTTACATGATCTTGCTCCTATATGCTGTTTCTTTCTGGGCTGAAACTGCAATGTGTGGCTCCAGCTTCCTCAGTCCAGCCCAGAAAccacag ggtcGTGGAGACAGAAAGCCCCCTCGAGTGGGCCGGAGGACTGCAGCTGAACTCGAGCCTACTCTTCATTCTGAGGATAAAATCATG GTGAGCGCACCGTTCCAGCTGGCCGTGTCTCTCAGTGACACACAATATGAGGATTACGGTCCTGTGCTACAGAGGATGTTACTGGATGTCCTGGGTGGTGATCCACCAACTTCAG ACGGAGCAAACTAA
- the tatdn2 gene encoding putative deoxyribonuclease TATDN2 produces the protein MTNERTKVKFNWLKDKSEVLTAFVSPTKFQKNEVGLARPTCWGDDPSDESCKDSSPSLDMSTSSVELAEMANIKLSTPREKCVTPSQTRGSQKTHRLSSRPRRLFENTKSPLSTSDEKRKGRTPEEGSRAIYLRALSAALGSRQRKLPHTEARTKRLQSQTASIETIAVKPETERNTEDNVDTEEEENAVVTHPKNVVLKGSDFPDWSNVEDSVKDERVERVMMCEKYGEAGDAEAPPPVEYVPPPEVTLTPQTSFGVPWIDLPHQPNTFPWSTWREGNSSANNSMHLPNNPVVGLGRDLSPKQPIGQSPSPSHSCVLSPNELCEFSPLFRHRSPYAHLPCGSTSSPTDDLIDRSRSAEAEPLWLSDSNSLGFIDTHCHLDMLYGKLGFRGSFRSFREKYNSSFPAEFHGCITDFCNPRITKKEAIWEWLLGEEYVWGAFGCHPHFAKEYNSTHEQSIMGAMRHPKTVAFGEIGLDYSHKNSTSPSKQKEVFERQLRLAVSLGKPLVIHCRNADDDLLDIMRKCVPRDYKIHRHCFTNKYSVIEPFLSEFSNLCVGFTALVTNSSAVEARDAVRKIPLDRILLETDAPYFRPKQVSTSVCRFSHPGMGIHTLQEISVLKREHFSTVLKTIRQNTTHIYGL, from the exons ATGACCAATGAAAGGACAAAAGTGAAGTTCAACTGGCTGAAGGACAAAAGTGAAGTTCTCACGGCATTCGTCTCACCTACGAAATTCCAGAAGAACGAAGTCGGTTTGGCTCGGCCCACTTGCTGGGGTGATGATCCATCGGATGAATCGTGTAAAGACTCCTCTCCCAGCCTGGACATGTCCACCAGCTCAGTGGAACTGGCAGAAATGGCAAACATTAAACTCAGCACACCTCGAGAGAAATGTGTCACACCATCGCAGACACGGGGCTCTCAGAAAACACACCGTCTGTCCAGCAGACCCCGCAGACTGTTCGAGAACACAAAG TCTCCATTGTCCACTTCTGATGAGAAGAGAAAAGGCAGAACTCCAGAGGAAGGATCAAGGGCCATCTACCTCAGAGCCCTGAGTGCCGCGCTTGGTAGCAGACAGAGGAAGTTGCCCCACACTGAGGCCCGTACCAAGAGGCTGCAATCCCAGACAGCTTCTATAGAAACCATTGCTGTTAAACCTGAGACGGAAAGGAACACAGAGGACAATGTAGAcactgaggaagaggagaacGCAGTGGTAACTCACCCCAAG AATGTGGTCTTGAAAGGTAGCGACTTTCCTGATTGGTCAAATGTTGAGGATTCTGTCAAGGACGAACGTGTGGAGCGAGTGATGATGTGCGAGAAGTATGGAGAAGCTGGCGATGCTGAAGCTCCACCTCCTGTTGAATATGTCCCACCTCCAGAAGTAACGCTGACCCCACAAACCTCATTTGGTGTGCCATGGATTGATCTGCCCCACCAGCCCAACACTTTCCCTTGGAGCACATGGAGAGAGGGCAACTCTTCTGCCAATAATAGCATGCATCTACCCAATAACCCAGTCGTAGGTTTGGGACGGGACCTCAGTCCTAAGCAGCCAATCGGACAGAGTCCTTCACCTTCACACTCTTGTGTCCTGTCTCCAAACGAGCTGTGTGAGTTCTCTCCACTGTTTAGACACCGGTCTCCATATGCACACTTGCCCTGTGGATCAACATCATCCCCTACTGATGACCTCATTGACCGCAGCAGGTCTGCAGAAGCAGAGCCTCTCTGGCTGTCAGACTCCAACTCATTGGGCTTCATTGACACTCACTGTCACCTGGATATGCTGTACGGGAAGTTGGGTTTCCGTGGAAGCTTCCGAAGCTTCCGGGAGAAATATAACAGCAGTTTCCCTGCGGAATTTCATGGCTGCATAACCGACTTCTGCAACCCGAGAATCACAAAAAAGGAAGCCATCTGGGAATGGCTACTAGGAGAGGAGTACGTATGGGGTGCCTTCGGATGCCACCCTCACTTCGCCAAGGAGTACAATTCCACTCATGAGCAAAGCATCATGGGAGCCATGCGTCATCCCAAGACTGTTGCGTTTGGAGAAATCGGTTTGGATTACTCGCATAAGAATTCAACCAGCCCCAGCAAACAGAAAGAG GTGTTCGAGAGGCAGCTGCGACTGGCTGTGTCTTTGGGGAAGCCGCTGGTTATTCACTGCCGGAACGCTGATGATGATTTGCTGGATATTATGAGGAAGTGTGTTCCACGAGACTACAAGATACAccg acACTGCTTCACCAACAAGTACTCCGTAATCGAGCCGTTCCTGAGCGAGTTCTCAAACCTGTGTGTGGGTTTCACGGCCCTGGTGACAAACTCTAGCGCTGTAGAGGCCCGAGACGCTGTAAGGAAAATCCCGTTGGACCGAATCCTGCTGGAAACCGACGCACCCTACTTCCGACCCAAACAG GTGTCTACATCCGTGTGTAGGTTTTCTCACCCAGGGATGGGAATACACACCCTGCAGGAAATCAGTGTGCTGAAGAGAGAGCACTTCTCCACCGTGCTCAAAACGATCCGTcagaacaccacacacatctACGGCCTGTAA